The Sulfuriferula thiophila genomic sequence CGCTCTGCCGGGCTATGTAGAGGAAGTCGATGACGAGTTTGTCGAATTCGAGGCACAGGTCATTGCCGATGCCGCCGGTGACGGAACAGCGAGCGGCTATCGTCTGACCATCGTTACCCAGGATATCGGCGACAAAATCGCGCCGTATGCGTATTACAATCTGGACACATATAGCGCAGACAGCTGGCAAGGCTACCCGCCGCCAGCTGCGCAGCATGAGCTGATCCGCAACGCGCTGGCCAGCCAGTTACAGGCAATCAGCGATGCGGGCGTGCAGCTCACCCAGGTTTATGATGCGACGGATTACGCCATCGCTAGTTGAACGGTGCTGGCGACTCCATGGCGTCGACTTTGCGATACATCCAGCCGCCTGCATAAAGCGTCACTCCCAGCACAAACAAACAGGCAATGCGTATCAGCGGTGCTGCGTCAGACAAATCGAACAACAGTACTTTAGCGGCTGAAACCGCAAAGATCAGCAGGGACGACTTACCCAGTATCTTGTCCTGTTTTCCCAATGCAATGGCCAGACAGCTGAGGCCAATTACCCCCCAGGTAAAAGACACCGTCAGCCGGCCATCAAATACCTGATAAGCCGCACTCATCAGCGCAATATGCCCGGCGTACAAAAGCGGGCTGTCAAATGCGATCAATGCGGGTATGCGGCGCACAAAATAGTAACCGGCATACAGTTGCAGCGCAAAAATCAGCGCCAGCAAGTCGTGTGCCGGGACGACATGCAGGTCAGAGTCAAGCAACACCCGCAGATAGTTGATCGTAAAAATTACGCCAATCGCCAGTTTGATCGGCCAGACAATATCGGTGTACTTACCTTTGATTGCAAAATATGCGATCAGTACCGGCAGCAGCGACAACGCGACCCACGGTGCCCATTCCGCAGGCACCGACTCCAGATAACCAGCATGAAACAGGGTCAGGGCGGCATAGGTGCCCACCAGTATGCTGCCGGATTCCAGTGACACATGCATGGCGTGTTTCGCTACCAGATAGCCAGCCAGCAGCACCACTGCGCTAGCCATCGCAATCCAGGGCGCGAGATCGGGCAGGTTATGCTGCAACAGACTGTATTGCAGCGCGTAAAAAATCAGCAGCAGCGGTAAGTGCGCAATGGCTGTGTTCTGATCCATCGGGCTGTTGCGTTTGATGGAGAACGTGATGGCGGCGAGCAGAAAGATAATAAATTGCGCAGCCTGGAACACCAGTGCTTCAATCCAGCTGGTCGCGGATGTCAGCGTCCAGATCGCATTGAATCCCAGCAGCGCCATATATGACGCCAGCAAATAAACCCGGCGTGTGCCAACCCATATGGAATAGATACTGAAGAGCACACTCCATGCCGAATAGTAGATCACCAGGTCAGTCACCGAGCTGGTGAGGTTGGGTAACAGAAAAGGTGCCGAATACGAGCCTACCACGGCAAATAGCGCATACAGCTCGCTCTCGAACAGCCTGCCCAGCCACAGTGCGCCCAAGCAGATAAAGATCACAGCCCCCGTGGCGGTATGGGCATCAATCAAATGGTAGAACAAATGTGCGCCGTAGGTGGACATGAACAGCACGACCAGCCCGCCCGCAGGTAACAGACTGGCGTAATGGCTATCGGATTTGCGCAGAGTCAGGCCGATGCCTATGAGCGCAAAGCCGCCAAGCACAGCAAGTGCGATCTGGCGTTCGGGGGTAAGCCAGCCGGAATCAATCGCCAGCCGGATCAGATAGGCCGCAGCTAGCACCAGTGCCGTTGCACCGGTCCAGCCAAGGATATTGGTGATGGAAATGTTATCGTGAGCAGGTGCGGCAGTGATTTTTGGCGCAGGTTCAGGCCTGGGGGGCGCAGCCGTGGCTGTAGGCGGTATCTGCGTCTGCTTTATTGGCGTGCTGGCAGCCGCTGTGCCAGAGCGTGCTGCAATGGTTTGTATGAGCTGTTCAAGTCGTGTTAAGCGAGATTCTATCCGCGTTAAACGGTCATCTGTTTCCGACATGTTGCTTCTCCCCCTGTTTTTTGGTGTATCTGGGTTTGATATTGGTTTTTACCAACAATCGCTATTTAGCCTCTGTTTTAGAGATACCGCAACGTGTGCAGATCAGGCGTGTAATCAGTCGCCCTTTGTCCACATCAAATGGATTTTCCTGTACCGGTTCCCACTTGTGGAAGCCGCTTCTGCACAAGGATAAACCCTTGAATTTTTCACCGGGTTTGGGTTTCTTGAATTTAACAACGTCGCCCATTTAACTATTCAATCCCTGTCTGTGGCGCAATGTGCATGGGGCGTAGTCTGTCCGTATGCCTGACGCTCGAAATAGTTGGCTGTGTAGGCATTGCGGCCATGCAGCAGTTGCCAGAGGCTGGAGAGCAAGTACGCCGGCAGGAAGCAGATACCCCATTTTTCATATTGGCGCACATGCACCTGCTCATGAGCACGAAACAGATCAAGCACTTCCGCATCCATACCCAGAATAACGTGGCCGAGGGTAATGGCCGAGAAATGAAACCGGGGGCGTGAACGGGATAACAACTTGCTGATCAGGCCGCCATGGAATTCAATAGTGCCGGATACGATAGTGGCGCGAGCACCCAGCATGAGCGCGATGCTGCCAAGCAATAATCCGATCACCGTATTGGGTGAGGCCCAGACATAAGCTGCCATGCGCTGCATGGACAACTGAAGCGACCTGTTCGTTCCTGCTGTCATGCAGCCGGTTTGGTGTGATCCAGATCAGGGCGGTGCCATGGATCCACATGCGCCATCAGATCCAGCACGCGATGATGCTGCATTACCCGTGCCCGGGCCACGACGGCGATGTCATGTCCGGCCTCGACGTTGATAGTCGCGTCAACCTCGATATGCGCGTCAACGACGATCATGTCACCCATTTTGCGGGTGCGGATATCGTGTACGCCCTTGACCCCCGGTGTATCAAGCAGCGTCTGGCGTATGGCAGCCACTTCCTGCTCGTCCACTGCGCGATCCATCAGATCATGCAACGCATCCCAGCCGAATCCCCAGCCCATGTTGGCGACCATGAAACCCACGATCAGCGCAGCGATAGGATCCAGTATTGGATAGCCTGCCAGATTGCCGATGATGCCGATGCCCACCACCAGCGATGAAGCCGCGTCAGAGCGCGCATGCCAGGCATTGGCGACCAGCATGCTCGACTTGACGCGCTTGGCAGTCGCCAGCATGTAGCGGAACAGCAGTTCCTTGGCTATTAACGCACCCCCGGCTACCCACAGCGCCACAATACCAACTTTGGGTACCGTGTCAGGGTCTTGCAGCTTGATAAATGCCGACCACAGCATACCCACGCCAACTGCCAGCAGCAGTACGCCCAGCACCAACGAAGCAGCCGTCTCGAAGCGTTGATGCCCGTAAGGGTGATCAATATCGGCGTCTTTCTTGCTGTGATGGCTGGCAAACAGCACCACGAAATCCGCCACCAGATCCGACAGCGAATGGACGCCATCGGCAATCAGACCCTGGGATTTGGATAAAATGCCGACTGTGATCTGGGTAACGCTCAGGCACAGGTTGACGACCACGCTGACCCAGGTCGTGCGTGATGCGGCGGCAGAGCGTTCAGCTAGCGTGTGGGGTGCAGCTTCGGGATCGTCTTTGATGTCGGTATGATTCATGGGGAAATGGTCTTGAATATCGGGTGCAGCCCCTTAATTTACAGGGAGCTGGCAGGTTGTGTAAATAATTTCACTATACAGGAAAGTGCTGCATTTTCGGGTTGAGTATGGCGAAGAATGTAGCAAAAATCTGGGCTGTTTGCCAGTTGGAGGTTAATGCTGAATTCGGGGCTTCGTATTGGCATAGCAAGCCGGGGGTTGCCCGGCGGCTAGTCACTTTCTCTTGCTCGCCAAAGAGAACGTAACCAAAGAGAATGGCACCCCGTTCCACCGCTCCTGCGTTGCTCGTCAAGCCGGGCTGCTGCGGAACTAGGCCTGTGGCCTCAGACAGTCCTCGCCGACTGTCCCAAGCCTGACTGCGCTACTCGGCGGTGGAGAGGGGAAAGAATCAAAAACGAAATTCAAAAACCAAAACCAAAACCAAAACCCAACATCAACCACCCTTGTCCGGGCATTGCCCGGACAATCTGAACCAAAAATCACATGAATTTGGGGGCAGACCTTACGTTTTGTATCTTTTTCCTTTGTGTTTATGTGAAATGTAAGGCCTGGCCCTATGCTGCTCCAGCACACTATAAATTGTCGAACCAGGCGATGCATCACTATCTGGCTTACCCATCCTGTGATTCAGCTTTACAAAACACGTAGAAACGAGAGCAAGTCTTTTTTCTGTTGATCATCAAGATGCGTTTCAAGTATGAGATTAAAAAACTCTATCGTATCTTCAAGTGTCAGCAAGCGGCCATCGTGCAAGTACGGCGGGGTATCCTTAATGCCTCGCAGCGTAAAGGTTTTGATAGCCCCATCCGACACCGCCATCATGCCGTTAACCATGTGAGGCTTAAAGAAGCGGTCTGTACGCAGATTGTGCATAAGATTGTCAGTGTAATAAGGCGCGGTATGACAGCTGGCACATTTGCCTGCGCCAAAAAACACCTGCTGACCGCGTAACTCGGCACCACTGGCTTTACGCGGATCAAGTTTGCCGTCTATGCCGAGTTTGGGCGCCGGTGGAAAATCAAGAATTTCCTGAAATTCTGCCATTGCTTGCACCTGACTGCCACGATCGAGAATATTTACGCCCTTTTTGGTTGCAATGACCGGATCACCGTCAAAATAGGCTCCGCGCTGTTCAAATTCGGTAAAGTCTTCCACCGTTTTAAGCGCGCGTTGTGATCCGAACAAGCGCTGGATATTGACGCCGCGCAGACTGGGCGTATCTATCCTGTGCCGGAATTTTTGCGGACGTATATCGCCCACAAGATGGAATGCGCCATTGGTATTGCCATTCGCATGACAATCAAAACAGGCAACCCCGCGGCTCGGCCGTTCGCTACGTCTGTCTTCGGTCTGGTTGAATTGCTGTTGCGCAAAAGGGGTAACCAGCAGGCGCACACCTTCGATTTGCTTGGGATTCAGCAAGCCATTGAATGTTTCATAGTAATTATCTATGGTAATGAGTTTGCCCTTGGATACATCGCCAAGATCAGGCCGCGTAGTCAAAAAGATAGGGGCGGGAAATTCTGGCAGAAAAATATCAGGGATATCGAAATCCAGATCAAAACGCGTCAGATCCCGTCCTTCCTGTTTCTTGAGTTCGTCAATCTCAAATTTAGGAAATACCATGCCGCCTTCACTCTGATGGGCGTGCGGTAACGGCAAAAAACCAGCCGGATATAAATTTTTGGTCTGGATTTCTTCGGGGGTCATCGCTGATAACTTATCCCATGTTATGCCGTTGTTCAGCTTGACACGCACGCCTTCCTGTATGGGTTTGCCACCTGTCATGGTTACATTTTTGGCAGGATGATTGGCAAGATCATAACGTTGCGCCATCAAAACCATTTGCTTGTCCATCAAGCCAGGTTTGTCAGCCTTCATGCGCGCCATGGTCGTCGCAAAATGTTCTTTGATAACAACGGGCATATAACTTGATGGCGCTTCCGCATCATCATCCGCCATTGTTACAGGTATTCCACTTATGGCAAGAGGGAGTATGGCGATGCTCCTCATTAAATTTTTAACATGAGGGTATATTCTACGAGTCCGCGTGACACCAATATGAGTTTGCATATTCACTCCTCTCTTTTACCAACTGTTTACCAACTGTTGGTAGTATGCAATAACAAAAACAGTTGATATGTGCGCCAACGCACGCAGCCGATAAAAACACTGAAAAATTCATGGCTATAAATCTATTCTTCTTACTGGTTAATGCTAATAGCTAAAACAGTGGCTCAACGTGTGAGTAGGGTCATGAGGGTCAGGCCTTTCATTTGACATTTCACTTTCTCTTTTCGATAAGTTTTACCGCCCGACTTACGGTAGCATCGCTAATCCCAAAGCGAGCACCGACCTGAGCGAGCGTATAGTGTCCACTCAAATACGCTTGTGCCATTGCTTCATCCCGAACCGTGTATCGCTCCGAGAAATACACAATTGGTTTGAGTATCAACTTGCTAGGTAGTCAATGAATGTTCTTCGCGTGCTGCTGAATAAACTTCACGCGCAGCGTCCAGATTGACGAGGAATATACCGATACCTACGACCATATCAGGCCAAGGCGAGAGAGTTGTTGCCGTAATGATGCCAGCACCGATGATTGCCACATTGGCCCAAGCGTCATTGCGGGCAGATAAAAAGGCGGCTTTTGTCAGGCTGCCGCTGTGGTTACGGAAGCGCACAAGGATGAATGCGCAACTCAGATTTACAACCAAAGCACCCAGTCCGGTAAGTGAAAGCAGAGTTGGATCAGGTGGCAACGGCAGATTTATCTTCTGCCAAGCAGACCAAACAGTTGCCAGGCTCGGTACGAGCAGTATGCCAGCCAGCAACATACCAACCAATGCTCGGTGGCGAAGACTCCAGCCAATCGCAATGAAAATCAGGAGATTGACGAATGTGTCTTCCAGAAAGTCAATTGAGTCGGCAAACAATGAAACGGAATGAATAGAAAGGGCCACGCCAATTTCGACCCAGAAGTACGAAAAGTTTAGTAGCGCAACCGTCAAAACTGCGCGACGGAGATAAGCTTCATTTTCTTTCATTTTCATAGATCACCGAAGATGGCCTTATTGATACTCAGCGTTGAAATTAAAGGGCGCGCTTTAGCGCGTCTCGCCTGAATACAGTAAATTTGGGTCATGCCTTACGTTTGGCATTTTTTCTTTGTATTTATTTGAAATATAAGGCATTACCCTATGCTACTACAGGCATAGATGAGTTCGTGTGGATATCGGCTCTTGACGTTAGCTTGTTTAAATTTCCATATCCGGAAGATGCTCAAAAACCTGTTCTACCGTTGCGTTCTCTGTCAGCGCCTTTATCACGACAGTCAGCGGCTCAGCCCATATTTCCGTGAAATCGCATTCCTCTGTACTGACAATCGGAAAAGCCAGTTTTTCTGTTGGCGGCATGAATTCAGCAGTAACGCCCGGTTTGTTACCCCGTGCGTCAATTCGGTACCAGCCATGTTGTTGCAGATAAACCGCATTCAACCCATGCAGGCAATAAGGTGGCCCCGCAGTCCCTGCGCTCAGTCGCTGGTAACACAACCCCGCCGGAATGGCATTGGCTCGTAACAGCGCAGCCAGCAGGTGGCTTTTTGCATAGCAATAGCCGGTGCCGTGGAGTAACACCTCGGATGCTTTGCAGGTCACCGGATTCCTGCGGTAATCCCAGCTATGCTGGATAGCATCGCGTACGAATTCGAAGCAGCGTTTTGCCACGGCTGCATCGTCGGTGCAGTCTGCGGCTAGTTCTGCGGATTTGGCGATGATGGCGGGGTGGTGCCAGTCGATGTAATCGCTGTTGGCGAGGTATTGTTCCATGTGAGCTGTGTTGTTTTCTATAGGGTTGGATGACGGGGTAAAAATACTGTGTGGGTGTTTTTGATATGGTAGGCCGGGGGTTGCCCGGCGGCAAGTCACTTTCTCTTGCTTGCCCAAGAAAAAGTAACCAAAGAGAACGGCACCCCGTTCCGCCGCCCCTGCGGGGTACCCTGCGTTGCTCGCCAAGCCGGGCGGCTGCGGAACTCGGCCTGTGGCCTCAGACAGTCCTCGCCGACTGCCCCCGGCCTGACTGCGCTACTCGGCGGCGGAGAGGGGAAAGAATCAAAATCAAAAACAAAGTCAAAATCAGATTCAAAACCAAATGAATTGAAGGTCAGGCCTTACATTTGACATAGTGTTAATGTAAAACGTAAGGCCTGACCCCGTTGTTTTTTTAATGTAAAACGTAAGGCCTGACCCCGTTGTTTTTTCGAACAGCCAAACCAAACAGACAGAAACCCGCACCTTGAGTGGTGTAGCCTTCCTGCGTCTGATACTGCAGCACATCTTGCCCAAAGGCTACCGCCGCGCCCGCAACTTTGGCTACCTGCATCCCAACAGCAAACTACTCACCCAGCTCCAGCTGACTCACCTGCGGCGACGGAACAATCCGCCACCAGCACAACCCCGCCCCGCGATACGGTGCCCATGTTGCGGTGGGGTGATGAAGATAGTGCGTACCCGTATCAAAGCGATACCGCTAGCCACAGCTAACCAAACTATGTCAGAACACAGACCAGATGGCACGGGGTGGGAGACCATGCGCTAAACCAGTCCACACCGTCCACCTGCCAGAGTTGGCAGGTATGGCCGTGCTCGCCCTGAAAAAGACTGAAATCGTGTCAACATGCCCGAAAAGCCAACTAAAAACGGTGAGTTAAGTAGAACAAGTTGCTGCAATGGCAACGTGAAGGTCGTGAAATGGTGGGTGGGATGCGTAACGCATCCAGTTATGCCAGCACAGTCAAAAAGATATTTCCATAAGCGCTCAAACAACACCCACCCCAGCCATGCCGGGCTTGTCCAACAAACGGTTCAGATTGTGGCTCGCTTTGCGATCACAATCTAACCTTATTCGTTAGCCATTCGTGAACGATGATGCTGGATGTGGAAATGCACCATCACCGTAGGCACGGATAACTTGCGAAATTACAACTTGATACCCGTTGAGCCACTTAGACTGAGCGGCCTTTGCTTCTAGGTGTTTGGGATGCTTAATTAGCTCTTGGAGGCCATCCATAGTTTCCCAATAATAAACATTTGATATACGACCAGTCTCAGGATTTTCCCAAGCTTCTTCGCCAAGGTAACCAACAGATTGTTTCGCTATCTCAGCGATAGCATTATCAAGTTTGTAAAACTCTTCATCGTACTGCTTTTTATCAAAGATAAATGTTGCCGAATACATATGATTCCTTAATTATGGCTAACGTTTAATAGGCACCGAAATCGGTGCCTATTTTATTTAGTAAATCGGTGTATAACAATAAATAATCCATTTTTATCTCACTATAAAAACCGTTTTAAATATATGCCATGTTTCTGTTTATTAATAATTATTTAACATACAAACTCAGAATATCTATCAGGCCTTAAAGCATAAATAGGCAACGATTATGGAAAAAACAAACCCACCTGTTTGCACCCCGCCAAAGTTGCTGGTCAAGGCGCATGCCCAAGTGGCCTGTTTGTCATAAAGTGCCGTTGTGTTGATTGTAGCGCCTCTGTTATTTATTCTGGGTAATGGTTGCGTAATTATTTTGCGGATTCTCGTTTGAAGTATTACTTCCCTTCCCGCGCAATCCTCCGCTGCCACCACCAATACCCCGCAATAATCACCCCCACGCCGCTAATCAGCGCAATAGTCAGTATATGCAGGTAGGACTGTATCAGCGCTTCATTGCCACCGATGAAGTAACCAATCAAGGTGAGTATGGTGGACCAGATGCCAGCGCCGAGTAGGGTGTAGATGGCAAAGGTGGCGGGGTTCATGCGGGTGAGGCCAGCGGGCAGCGAGATCAGGTGGCGGATGCCGGGGATCAGGCGGCCGGTGAAGGTGGAGATTTTGCCGTGGCGGGCGAAAAATTCATCGGTTTTATGCAGCAGCGGCGGGCGTACGAAGAAGTATTTTCCCCAGCGCTCCAGGAATGGGCGGCCTACCCAGAGTGCAAAGGCGTAGTTGAACGAGGCGCCGGCCAGGCTGCCGAGGGTGGCGCTGAGCAGGATCAGGGCGAGGTTCATGTGGCCTTCAAAAGCCAGGTAGCCGGCGGGTATCAGCACCAGCTCGGAGGGTATGGGCAATACTGTGGATTCCAGCGCCATCAGGATGAAGATGCCGGCGTAGCCCCAGTTGTGTACCGTGGCGAGTATCCAGTTGATGAATTCGTGGAGCATGGTATTCCTTAGTTAGATGGTTGAATGCGGCTTTGCCAGACATTGGCGGTGATTTTTAGGGTGCGTTCGTCGAGCGCGGTGAACTGATGGTTATCCACCCGCAGCTCGCCGTTGACCCAGACATGACTGACCTGATCGCGTCCGGCGCTGTAGGCCAGGGTAGAGATGGGGTCAAAGCACGGCAAGGTATTGAGCTGCGCCAGATCGACGGCGATGAGGTCGGCGCATTTGCCGGGTAGCAGCGAGCCGATGTGCTGATCCAGCCCCAGTGCGCGTGCGCCATTGAGGGTGGCCATTTGTAAGGCGATGTGGGCGGGCAGGGCGGCGGCATCATGGGCGACGCCTTTGGCCAGTAGTGCGGCCAGGCGCATTTCGCTGAACATGTCGAGTTTGTTATTGCTGGCGGTGCCGTCGGTGCCGATGCCGACGTTGAGGCCGTGCGCCAGCATGCTGGCGACAGGAGCAAAGCCGCTGGCAAGCTTGAGATTAGAGGCCGGGCAGTGGGCGATGTGGCTGCCGTGTTGCGCCAGTAATGCCTGTTCGTCGTCATTCAAGTGCACGGCATGGACGGCAATCAGGTTGGGGCCGGTCAGGCCGAGTTGATGCAGTCGCGCCAGCGGGCGCTGCTGGTATTGCGCCAGGCTCTGGGTGATCTCGTCGGCGGTTTCATGCAGGTGCACATGGATAGGCAGGTCGAGCTGACTGGCGTAGGTGATGACTTTTTCAAAGGTGGCATTGCTGACGGTATATGGCGCATGCGGGGCGAGGGTGAACGACAGCAGCGGTTCGTCGTTCATGCGGTCGCGCATGGCGAGGCCCTTGTTGAGGTAGTCGTCTGGGTCGCTGGCGTAGGCGGTAGGGAAGTCAATCACAATCATGCCGATGGCGGCGCGGATGCCGCAATCTACCGCTGCTTCGGCGACGGCTTCGGGAAAGAAATACATGTCGTTAAAACAGGTAGTGCCGCCCTTGAGCATTTCCGCGCAGGCGATACGGGCGCCGTCGCGCACGAAGTCGGTGGAGACGTGTTTGGCCTCTGCCGGCCAGATGTGGCCCTTGAGCCATTCCATCAGCGGCAGGTCATCGGCATAGCCGCGCAGCAGGGTCATCGCGGCGTGGGTATGCAGGTTGACCAGGCCGGGCATCAGCACATGGTCGCTGAGCCGGTGGTAATTCCGGGCGACAAAACGTTGCCGTGCTTCGCTGGTGGGCAGAATGGCGACAATGCGGCCGCCATCAATAGCGATGCTGTGGTCATGTAATACGGTATTGGCCGGTTCTATGGGGACGATCCAGCGGGCTTCGATGAGGGTATCGACAGAGTGGGCGTTTTGCATGGTGGACGTTAATTGTAAATATCAACGTACTATAAATTGCAGGCGGAGTGCTGACAAGGGAATTCAGTCGCATGTGGCACTCTCCGCCTTGAGCGCAGTGCGCGAACAGTTGCCGTTTTAGGAATAAGCAGCCTGCTCTACGCGATTGCGCCCCAGTCGTTTGGCTTGCAGCAAGGCACCATCGGCGGCTTCGGTCAACGCAGCGGCAGTCTCCACCATGGGGAATGCGGCCACGCCGGCACTGAAGCTGCTATAAAGCGCGCCGCTAGAGTGCGAGTGCGGCAAGGTGCAGAAATCGCCGCGTATACGGTCAATGACGCTGGTGGCCTGTTCCGGGCTGATGCCGGGTAATGCAATCAGAAATTCCTCGCCGCCGTAACGTCCGATCAGATCAACCGATCGCAGGCGGCCCTTGAGTAGCCACGCCAGCCCGCGGATGACCTGATCGCCGACTGGGTGGCCGTAGGTGTCATTCACTGCTTTGAAATGGTCGATGTCGATCATTGCCACAGTCAGCATGTTTTGCTCCGGCAACTGGCTGATCATGGTGTTCAGCCGGGATTTGGCGGCGGAGTGATTGAGCAGGCCGGTGAGGCCGTCCAGCCGGCTGGAACGCTGGGTTTCACGGAAACGCTCGATTTTGGTTTTGATAATCGCAGCCAGCAAGACCGGATTGAATGGCTTGATGATGAACTGGTCGCCGCCCAGACGTAATGCTTCCACCTGCATGCCCACGTCGGATTCGCCGGACAGGTAAACAATGGGGACAGCGCTGTATGCACTCATTTGCCGCAACACGCGGGTGGCTTCGACACCGTTGAAACGCGGCATGTACATATCCATCAGGATCAAGTCTGGATGGTAGTTTTCCAGTACTTCCAGCAGGTTGCCGGGGTCGCTGATGGCGCGGGTATCCATGCCGTGCTGCGCCAGCGTGCGCTGAATCAGGGCGACGGCCACGCGTGAATCTTCTACGATCAGTACCCGGTATTTTTCCTGCTCGTTGACTTTTACCAGGTCGAGTATGCAGTTTAGGACATTGGCGCATTGGCCTTCGTCCGGAATAGTGACATCAACCCCTGCGCGCATGAGCGTGACGATAGGATCAATTGCCAGTTGTGCGCCCAGATAGATGAGCTGACTGCTTGGGGAGCCAGCGCGGATAGCTTCGATACGCGCCAGCTCTTCTGGCCGGGTGTTTTCGCTGGCGGGGATAAAGAGTACGGCAAGTACGGCATCTTCCGATACCGGCTCTGCACCCCAGCTCAGCTCATGAATATCGAATCCGAAAAAACGGAGCTGCGAGCTGATGGCATTGGCTATTTCACGTTTTTCGGGTGCGTAGACTAGCCATATAGTACGCGGCTTGATCCAGTCGGCTTCGGCTGTAGTCGTATCCCTGCGCGGTTCAGTAGTGCGTTGTTCCATACTTGGTGCGCGTGAATGCTCGACAGAACTGAGTAAAGTGTCCAGTTGGCGCTGCAACGCGAGAATGTCCTGCTGCGCCATCGGATGTGATGCCTGATCGCCGAGCTTGGCTAATACCGCGATTTCCAAACCTTCACACAGGCGTACCAGTCCGGACAGATGCAGGCGATTGAAATACTCCGCGAGACTATTCACCGCCACGGCAAATTCGATGAACTGGTTGAACTGGCCTTTGGCGACGTAGCGCTCCCAGCGTGTGCGTAACACGTACAGGCGTTCTTCTATGGTATTCGGGATGTGCTTAGTCATTGTTTTATTATTGGTTGTTTTAAATGTTACACAGCTTTTAACAATTGTATCAGGCTTTTAGGTGCACTGAAAATAGAGTGAAGGTGCAATTTACGGACGTGAAAAAGGGCGCTTGCGCGCCCCTTTTAATACGATGATAACGACGTTGTTACAGTGTCAGCCACAGTGCATTCAGTCGCTGCACAAACGTTGCCGGGTCGTCCAGTTGTCCACCTTCAGCCAGCAGCGCCTGATCGAACAGAATGTGACTCCAGTCGCTGAATTTGTCACTGTCGGTCTGGGCTTTGAGGCGTTGCACCAGACCGTGCTTGGGGTTGATTTCCAGTATAGGCTTGGTGCCCGGTGTGTGTTGCCCGGCAGCTTTGAGCATGCGTTCGAGGTTGGCGCTGATGTCATTCTCGCCTGCGACCAGACAGGCAGGAGAAGTGGTCAGGCGGTGGGTGATGCGCACCTCTTTGACCTGTTCGCCCAGCGTGGCTTTGATCTTGTCAGCCAGTTCCTTGAATGCGTCAGCTTCCTGTTCCTGTTCCTGTTTTTCTTCTTCGTCAGCCAGATTGCCGAGATCCAGATCGCCCCTGGCGACGGATTGCAGTTTCTTGCCGTCGAATTCGGTAAGGTAGGACAGCATCCATTCGTCGACGCGGTCGGATAGCAACAGCACTTCGACACCCTTGGCACGGAAGATTTCCAGATGCGGGCTGTTCTTGGCGGCGGCAAAACTGTCGGCGGTGACATAGTAAATCTTGTCCTGGCCTTCT encodes the following:
- a CDS encoding DedA family protein — translated: MLHEFINWILATVHNWGYAGIFILMALESTVLPIPSELVLIPAGYLAFEGHMNLALILLSATLGSLAGASFNYAFALWVGRPFLERWGKYFFVRPPLLHKTDEFFARHGKISTFTGRLIPGIRHLISLPAGLTRMNPATFAIYTLLGAGIWSTILTLIGYFIGGNEALIQSYLHILTIALISGVGVIIAGYWWWQRRIAREGK
- a CDS encoding diguanylate cyclase; this encodes MTKHIPNTIEERLYVLRTRWERYVAKGQFNQFIEFAVAVNSLAEYFNRLHLSGLVRLCEGLEIAVLAKLGDQASHPMAQQDILALQRQLDTLLSSVEHSRAPSMEQRTTEPRRDTTTAEADWIKPRTIWLVYAPEKREIANAISSQLRFFGFDIHELSWGAEPVSEDAVLAVLFIPASENTRPEELARIEAIRAGSPSSQLIYLGAQLAIDPIVTLMRAGVDVTIPDEGQCANVLNCILDLVKVNEQEKYRVLIVEDSRVAVALIQRTLAQHGMDTRAISDPGNLLEVLENYHPDLILMDMYMPRFNGVEATRVLRQMSAYSAVPIVYLSGESDVGMQVEALRLGGDQFIIKPFNPVLLAAIIKTKIERFRETQRSSRLDGLTGLLNHSAAKSRLNTMISQLPEQNMLTVAMIDIDHFKAVNDTYGHPVGDQVIRGLAWLLKGRLRSVDLIGRYGGEEFLIALPGISPEQATSVIDRIRGDFCTLPHSHSSGALYSSFSAGVAAFPMVETAAALTEAADGALLQAKRLGRNRVEQAAYS
- a CDS encoding TRZ/ATZ family hydrolase is translated as MQNAHSVDTLIEARWIVPIEPANTVLHDHSIAIDGGRIVAILPTSEARQRFVARNYHRLSDHVLMPGLVNLHTHAAMTLLRGYADDLPLMEWLKGHIWPAEAKHVSTDFVRDGARIACAEMLKGGTTCFNDMYFFPEAVAEAAVDCGIRAAIGMIVIDFPTAYASDPDDYLNKGLAMRDRMNDEPLLSFTLAPHAPYTVSNATFEKVITYASQLDLPIHVHLHETADEITQSLAQYQQRPLARLHQLGLTGPNLIAVHAVHLNDDEQALLAQHGSHIAHCPASNLKLASGFAPVASMLAHGLNVGIGTDGTASNNKLDMFSEMRLAALLAKGVAHDAAALPAHIALQMATLNGARALGLDQHIGSLLPGKCADLIAVDLAQLNTLPCFDPISTLAYSAGRDQVSHVWVNGELRVDNHQFTALDERTLKITANVWQSRIQPSN